One window of Medicago truncatula cultivar Jemalong A17 chromosome 2, MtrunA17r5.0-ANR, whole genome shotgun sequence genomic DNA carries:
- the LOC11428319 gene encoding cytochrome P450 94C1, with product MIFVDTLSPDFRGDPDLLSHLIVRDDVRGKDYLRDIVLSLLVVGRDTVVAGLTELFWLLSRNLQVQERIMKEIDRILGPSLELQFNSKYAKKDGILPDGYPVTKGCRVTYHPYAMAREERIWGADCKVFNPEWWLNQDISRKRSYFKYPVFSRQSEMVLWGNICCYRNETCNSWRVEKVSNRSSWKQPRASI from the coding sequence ATGATATTCGTTGATACCTTATCTCCCGATTTTAGAGGCGACCCTGATCTTCTCTCCCATTTGATTGTTCGTGACGACGTAAGAGGCAAAGATTACCTAAGAGATATTGTTTTAAGTCTTCTAGTCGTCGGTCGGGACACAGTGGTAGCTGGTTTAACGGAATTATTTTGGTTACTCTCAAGAAACTTACAAGTGCAGGAGCGGATCATGAAGGAAATTGACCGAATACTGGGTCCAAGTCTAGAATTACAATTCAACAGTAAATACGCTAAAAAAGATGGCATTCTACCAGATGGGTATCCGGTCACCAAAGGTTGTCGGGTGACTTATCACCCATATGCCATGGCTCGGGAGGAACGTATTTGGGGAGCTGATTGTAAGGTGTTCAACCCTGAGTGGTGGTTGAATCAGGATATATCTAGAAAAAGGTCTTATTTTAAATATCCTGTTTTTTCAAGGCAGTCCGAGATGGTGCTTTGGGGAAACATTTGTTGTTATAGAAATGAAACTTGTAATAGTTGGCGTGTCGAGAAGGTTTCGAATCGAAGTTCATGGAAACAACCTAGAGCTTCAATTTAG
- the LOC11424655 gene encoding myosin-12 isoform X2, producing the protein MMEQYKGAAFGELSPHLFAVADTCYRAMMNENGSQSILVSGESGAGKTETTKMLMRYLAFMGGRSNTEGRTVEQQVLESNPVLEAFGNAKTVKNNNSSRFGKFVEIQFDKNGKISGAAIRTYLLERSRVCQVSDPERNYHCFYMLCAAPQEDVKKYKLGDPRKFRYLNQSSCYEVSNVDDAKEYLETRNAMDIVGINQDEQDAIFRVVAAILHLGNIDFVKGSEFDSSKLKDDKSLYHLRTVAELFMCDEKSLEDSLCQRVIVTPDGNITKPLDPDAASLSRDALAKTVYSRLFDWIVDKINSSIGQDSNAVSLIGVLDIYGFESFKINSFEQLCINLTNEKLQQHFNQHVFKMEQEEYTKEEIDWSYVEFVDNQDVLDLIEKKPGGIIALLDEACMFPKSTHETFAQKMYQTYKAHKRFTKPKLSRTDFIVNHYAGDVTYQADYFLDKNKDYVVAEHQALLCASNCTFVANLFPPLPEETSKQSKFSSIGSQFKQQLQSLMETLSTTEPHYIRCVKPNTVLQPGIFENFNVLNQLRCGGVLEAIRISCAGYPTKRTFEEFLDRFGMLAPDVLDGSDEKKASIAICDKMGLKGYQMGKTKVFLRAGQMAELDARRAEVLAKAARLIQRQIRTHLARKEFITMKKATIHMQKIWRAKLARELYDDMRREAASIRIQKHVRAHRARVYYASLQASAIVIQSGLRALAARNEYRYRRRTKASTKIQTQWRKVQALCSYKQQKKSTVILQCLWRAKVARKELRKLKMAARETGALKEAKDKLEKRVEELTWRLDVEKHMRVDLEEAKGQEILKLQNALQEMQGRLDEAHAAIIHEKEAAKIAIEEAPPVIKEVPVVDNTKLEILSHKNEELESEVEELKNKIKEFEERYTEIERENQARLKEAEEAQIKATQLQETIERLESSLSNLESENQVLCQQALVESKNEDLSEEIKILKDQISNLESENECLRSQAAVVVEQKIHPEKTETDQEVSVVQQIQPRSIEDNMTTQIKDLDNGNKTEEEMHAKKEPRVAVSFLTKQRSLTERQQESHDALLKCLMEDKRFEKNRPAVSCIVYKSLLHWRSFEAEKTHIFDKITHTIRTSIESQEGINDLAYWLSTTSTLLFYLHCTLKVSNNTTKALSRNRNSPATLFGKMAQGLRSSSMGIGISSGYSGMVEKPNEQSKVEAKYPAILFKQHLTAYVEKIYGMIRDSLKKEISPFLNLCIQAPRSIRSRSIRGTSRNIHSNIVAKQQALHMHWKGIVSKLDHVLSILSHNYVPPIITRKIFSQVFSYMNVQLFNSLLLRRECCSFSNGEYVKSGLHELELWCLKTTDQFAGTSWDELKHIRQSVGFLVLHQKTQKSLEEITNELCPVLSIPQIYRIGTMFWDDKYGTQGLSPDVISRMRVLMTEDSTNILNNSFLLEVESSIPFLMEELFRSMSDIRISDMDVDPPTILRQRSDFQFLLQHIDSDSQ; encoded by the exons ATGATGGAGCAGTACAAAGGAGCAGCATTTGGAGAGCTTAGTCCTCATCTTTTTGCTGTAGCAGACACATGTTACAG AgcaatgatgaatgaaaatggaAGTCAATCCATTTTGGTAAGTGGAGAAAGTGGAGCTGGTAAAACCGAGACGACTAAAATGCTTATGAGATATCTAGCTTTCATGGGAGGTAGATCGAATACCGAAGGAAGGACAGTAGAACAGCAAGTTTTGGAG TCCAATCCAGTGTTGGAAGCATTTGGAAATGCCAAAACTGTGAAAAACAACAATTCAAG TCGTTTTGGTAAGTTTGTTGAAATTCAATTTGACAAGAATGGGAAGATTTCTGGAGCTGCGATCCGTACGTACCTCCTTGAAAGATCTCGTGTTTGCCAAGTTTCTGACCCGGAGAGAAACTATCATTGCTTTTACATGCTTTGTGCAGCTCCGCAAGAG GATGTTAAGAAGTACAAGTTAGGGGATCCAAGGAAATTTCGCTATCTTAATCAATCAAGTTGTTATGAAGTGTCAAATGTAGATGATGCAAAAGAATACTTAGAGACAAGAAATGCAATGGATATTGTAGGCATCAACCAGGATGAGCAG GATGCTATCTTCCGTGTTGTAGCTGCAATTCTTCATCTCGGAAACATTGACTTCGTCAAAGGGAGCGAATTTGATTCTTCCAAATTGAAAGATGACAAATCACTCTACCACCTTCGAACAGTTGCCGAGTTATTCAT gtgtgATGAGAAATCGCTAGAAGACTCACTTTGCCAGCGCGTCATTGTTACCCCTGATGGAAACATTACGAAACCACTAGACCCTGATGCAGCTTCTTTGAGCCGAGATGCTTTGGCGAAGACTGTTTACTCCAGATTGTTTGATTG GATTGTGGATAAGATTAACAGTTCAATTGGTCAAGACTCTAATGCAGTTAGCCTAATAGGAGTTCTTGACATTTATGGATTTGAAAGTTTCAAAATCAACAG TTTTGAGCAACTATGCATCAACTTAACAAATGAGAAGTTACAACAACATTTTAATCAG CATGTATTCAAGATGGAGCAAGAAGAGTACACAAAAGAGGAAATTGATTGGAGCTATGTAGAATTTGTGGATAATCAGGATGTTCTTGATCTTATTGAGAAG AAACCTGGTGGAATTATTGCGCTTCTTGATGAAGCATG TATGTTTCCAAAGTCAACTCATGAGACTTTTGCACAAAAGATGTACCAAACATACAAAGCACACAAGCGGTTCACCAAGCCAAAACTTTCTCGAACAGACTTCATAGTTAATCATTACGCCGGAGAT GTCACATACCAAGCAGATTATTttcttgataagaacaaagatTATGTTGTTGCAGAACATCAAGCTCTTTTATGTGCTTCAAATTGCACATTCGTTGCTAATCTTTTTCCTCCTTTACCTGAGGAAACATCAAAGCAATCAAAATTCTCTTCCATTGGCTCACAATTTAAG CAACAACTGCAATCTCTCATGGAGACACTAAGCACAACAGAACCACATTACATAAGGTGTGTGAAACCAAATACAGTTTTGCAGCCAGGAATATTTGAGAACTTCAATGTCCTAAACCAGTTAAGATGTGGG GGAGTACTTGAGGCAATTAGGATCAGTTGTGCTGGATATCCAACTAAAAGAACATTTGAAGAGTTCCTTGATCGATTTGGAATGCTAGCACCTGATGTCCTTGACGG ATCCGATGAGAAAAAGGCATCTATTGCAATCTGTGATAAGATGGGTTTAAAAGGCTATCAA ATGGGAAAAACAAAGGTATTCCTCAGAGCTGGTCAGATGGCCGAATTAGATGCACGAAGAGCCGAAGTCTTAGCAAAAGCAGCTAGACTCATACAGAGACAAATCCGAACACATTTAGCCCGAAAAGAGTTCATCACCATGAAAAAGGCCACAATTCATATGCAGAAGATTTGGAGAG CAAAGCTTGCTCGGGAACTCTATGACGATATGAGGAGAGAAGCAGCTTCTATCCGGATACAGAAACATGTCCGTGCACATAGAGCAAGGGTGTATTATGCATCATTGCAAGCATCAGCTATTGTTATTCAATCAGGGTTGAGAGCATTAGCTGCACGAAACGAATATAGGTACCGAAGAAGAACAAAGGCTTCAACCAAAATTCAG ACACAATGGAGAAAAGTTCAAGCTCTTTGTAGTTACAAACAGCAGAAGAAATCAACTGTTATACTTCAATGTTTGTGGAGAGCTAAAGTTGCACGAAAAGAGCTCAGAAAGCTTAAAATG GCTGCAAGGGAAACTGGAGCACTTAAGGAAGCAAAAGACAAATTGGAGAAACGTGTTGAGGAGCTTACATGGAGACTAGATGTTGAAAAGCACATGAGG GTTGACCTTGAAGAAGCTAAGGGGCAAGAGATTTTGAAATTACAAAATGCATTACAAGAAATGCAAGGTCGGTTAGATGAAGCTCATGCTGCAATTATACATGAAAAAGAAGCAGCAAAAATAGCAATTGAAGAAGCACCACCAGTAATAAAAGAGGTACCTGTTGTGGATAATACCAAGCTGGAGATTCTGTCACATAAAAATGAGGAACTGGAG AGCGAAGTAGAAGAGCTAAAAAACAAGAtcaaagaatttgaagaaagGTACACGGAAATTGAAAGGGAGAATCAAGCAAGGCTGAAAGAGGCAGAAGAAGCACAGATTAAAGCAACACAACTTCAGGAGACTATTGAAAG ATTGGAATCAAGTTTGTCAAACCTTGAATCTGAGAATCAGGTTCTTTGCCAACAGGCTTTGGTGGAATCAAAAAATGAAGATCTCTCTGAAGAGATCAAAAT CCTCAAGgatcaaatatcaaatttagAATCAGAGAATGAATGTCTAAGGAGCCAGGCAGCAGTTGTGGTAGAACAGAAAATTCATCCAGAAAAAACAGAAACGGATCAGGAGGTTTCTGTTGTACAACAGATTCAACCAAGATCTATTGAAGATAACATGACAACACAAATCAAG GACTTGGACAATGGAAATAAAACAGAAGAAGAAATGCATGCGAAAAAA GAACCAAGAGTAGCTGTTTCCTTTCTTACAAAGCAAAGATCACTCACAGAAAGGCAGCAG GAAAGTCATGATGCATTGCTCAAGTGTCTTATGGAAGATAAGCGTTTTGAGAAAAACAGACCAGCTGTTTCTTGTATTGTTTATAAATCACTTCTTCATTGGAGATCCTTTGAAGCAGAGAAGACACATATATTCGATAAAATAACTCACACCATCCGAACTTCTATAGAG AGTCAAGAAGGAATCAATGATCTAGCATATTGgctttcaacaacatcaacacttCTGTTTTATCTACATTGCACACTCAAGGTCAGCAACAACACAACTAAGGCATTGTCGCGTAACCGAAACTCACCGGCCACATTATTTGGAAAAATGGCACAA GGTTTACGTTCATCTTCAATGGGCATAGGGATATCAAGTGGATATAGTGGGATGGTTGAGAAGCCAAATGAGCAATCTAAAGTGGAAGCCAAGTATCCTGCTATTCTATTTAAGCAACACTTGACTGCATATGTGGAGAAGATATATGGAATGATCCGTGATAGTTTGAAGAAAGAGATTAGTCCATTCTTAAATCTTTGTATTCAG GCACCAAGATCCATAAGAAGCAGATCAATAAGAGGGACATCCAGAAACATCCATTCAAATATAGTTGCAAAACAGCAAGCATTGCATATGCACTGGAAAGGAATTGTCAGCAAGTTAGATCATGTCTTGAGTATATTGTCCCACAACTAT GTCCCTCCCATAATAACAAGGAAGATATTTAGTCAGGTTTTCTCATACATGAATGTTCAACTCTTTAATAG TTTGTTGCTTCGTCGTGAGTGTTGCTCCTTTAGTAATGGAGAATATGTGAAATCAGGCTTGCATGAGTTGGAACTATGGTGTCTCAAAACAACAGATCAG TTTGCTGGGACATCTTGGGATGAACTTAAACACATACGCCAAAGTGTTGGATTTCTG GTTTTGCATCAAAAGACACAAAAATCATTGGAGGAGATCACAAATGAACTATGCCCG GTTTTAAGTATTCCACAAATATATCGCATTGGAACTATGTTCTGGGATGACAAGTATGGAACACAAGGATTATCTCCAGAT GTCATTAGCAGAATGAGAGTTCTTATGACAGAAGACTCAACAAACATACTCAATAACTCTTTCCTTCTAGAGGTAGAATCTAG CATTCCATTCTTAATGGAGGAGTTGTTCCGATCCATGAGCGACATTCGAATATCAGATATGGATGTGGATCCACCAACAATCCTTAGACAAAGATCTGATTTCCAATTCTTGTTGCAGCACATTGATAGTGATTCTCAGTAA
- the LOC11424655 gene encoding myosin-12 isoform X1, producing MGTPVNIIVGSQVWVEDPEIAWIDGEVTKINGTNATIITTDGKTVVAEISSIYPKDTEAPPAGVDDMTKLAYLHEPGVLYNLLCRFSLNEIYTYTGNILIAVNPFRRLPHLYDSHMMEQYKGAAFGELSPHLFAVADTCYRAMMNENGSQSILVSGESGAGKTETTKMLMRYLAFMGGRSNTEGRTVEQQVLESNPVLEAFGNAKTVKNNNSSRFGKFVEIQFDKNGKISGAAIRTYLLERSRVCQVSDPERNYHCFYMLCAAPQEDVKKYKLGDPRKFRYLNQSSCYEVSNVDDAKEYLETRNAMDIVGINQDEQDAIFRVVAAILHLGNIDFVKGSEFDSSKLKDDKSLYHLRTVAELFMCDEKSLEDSLCQRVIVTPDGNITKPLDPDAASLSRDALAKTVYSRLFDWIVDKINSSIGQDSNAVSLIGVLDIYGFESFKINSFEQLCINLTNEKLQQHFNQHVFKMEQEEYTKEEIDWSYVEFVDNQDVLDLIEKKPGGIIALLDEACMFPKSTHETFAQKMYQTYKAHKRFTKPKLSRTDFIVNHYAGDVTYQADYFLDKNKDYVVAEHQALLCASNCTFVANLFPPLPEETSKQSKFSSIGSQFKQQLQSLMETLSTTEPHYIRCVKPNTVLQPGIFENFNVLNQLRCGGVLEAIRISCAGYPTKRTFEEFLDRFGMLAPDVLDGSDEKKASIAICDKMGLKGYQMGKTKVFLRAGQMAELDARRAEVLAKAARLIQRQIRTHLARKEFITMKKATIHMQKIWRAKLARELYDDMRREAASIRIQKHVRAHRARVYYASLQASAIVIQSGLRALAARNEYRYRRRTKASTKIQTQWRKVQALCSYKQQKKSTVILQCLWRAKVARKELRKLKMAARETGALKEAKDKLEKRVEELTWRLDVEKHMRVDLEEAKGQEILKLQNALQEMQGRLDEAHAAIIHEKEAAKIAIEEAPPVIKEVPVVDNTKLEILSHKNEELESEVEELKNKIKEFEERYTEIERENQARLKEAEEAQIKATQLQETIERLESSLSNLESENQVLCQQALVESKNEDLSEEIKILKDQISNLESENECLRSQAAVVVEQKIHPEKTETDQEVSVVQQIQPRSIEDNMTTQIKDLDNGNKTEEEMHAKKEPRVAVSFLTKQRSLTERQQESHDALLKCLMEDKRFEKNRPAVSCIVYKSLLHWRSFEAEKTHIFDKITHTIRTSIESQEGINDLAYWLSTTSTLLFYLHCTLKVSNNTTKALSRNRNSPATLFGKMAQGLRSSSMGIGISSGYSGMVEKPNEQSKVEAKYPAILFKQHLTAYVEKIYGMIRDSLKKEISPFLNLCIQAPRSIRSRSIRGTSRNIHSNIVAKQQALHMHWKGIVSKLDHVLSILSHNYVPPIITRKIFSQVFSYMNVQLFNSLLLRRECCSFSNGEYVKSGLHELELWCLKTTDQFAGTSWDELKHIRQSVGFLVLHQKTQKSLEEITNELCPVLSIPQIYRIGTMFWDDKYGTQGLSPDVISRMRVLMTEDSTNILNNSFLLEVESSIPFLMEELFRSMSDIRISDMDVDPPTILRQRSDFQFLLQHIDSDSQ from the exons ATG GGAACACCTGTGAACATCATTGTTGGATCACAGGTTTGGGTTGAGGATCCTGAGATTGCATGGATTGATGGTGAAGTCACAAAAATCAATGGCACAAATGCTACAATCATTACCACAGATGGCAAAACT GTTGTGGCAGAAATTTCAAGTATTTACCCTAAAGATACAGAGGCACCACCTGCAGGGGTTGATGACATGACCAAGCTTGCATACCTCCATGAACCCGGAGTCCTTTATAACCTTTTGTGTCGTTTTTCACTCAACGAAATATAT ACGTATACAGGGAATATCTTGATTGCGGTGAATCCTTTTCGTAGACTACCACACTTGTATGACAGCCATATGATGGAGCAGTACAAAGGAGCAGCATTTGGAGAGCTTAGTCCTCATCTTTTTGCTGTAGCAGACACATGTTACAG AgcaatgatgaatgaaaatggaAGTCAATCCATTTTGGTAAGTGGAGAAAGTGGAGCTGGTAAAACCGAGACGACTAAAATGCTTATGAGATATCTAGCTTTCATGGGAGGTAGATCGAATACCGAAGGAAGGACAGTAGAACAGCAAGTTTTGGAG TCCAATCCAGTGTTGGAAGCATTTGGAAATGCCAAAACTGTGAAAAACAACAATTCAAG TCGTTTTGGTAAGTTTGTTGAAATTCAATTTGACAAGAATGGGAAGATTTCTGGAGCTGCGATCCGTACGTACCTCCTTGAAAGATCTCGTGTTTGCCAAGTTTCTGACCCGGAGAGAAACTATCATTGCTTTTACATGCTTTGTGCAGCTCCGCAAGAG GATGTTAAGAAGTACAAGTTAGGGGATCCAAGGAAATTTCGCTATCTTAATCAATCAAGTTGTTATGAAGTGTCAAATGTAGATGATGCAAAAGAATACTTAGAGACAAGAAATGCAATGGATATTGTAGGCATCAACCAGGATGAGCAG GATGCTATCTTCCGTGTTGTAGCTGCAATTCTTCATCTCGGAAACATTGACTTCGTCAAAGGGAGCGAATTTGATTCTTCCAAATTGAAAGATGACAAATCACTCTACCACCTTCGAACAGTTGCCGAGTTATTCAT gtgtgATGAGAAATCGCTAGAAGACTCACTTTGCCAGCGCGTCATTGTTACCCCTGATGGAAACATTACGAAACCACTAGACCCTGATGCAGCTTCTTTGAGCCGAGATGCTTTGGCGAAGACTGTTTACTCCAGATTGTTTGATTG GATTGTGGATAAGATTAACAGTTCAATTGGTCAAGACTCTAATGCAGTTAGCCTAATAGGAGTTCTTGACATTTATGGATTTGAAAGTTTCAAAATCAACAG TTTTGAGCAACTATGCATCAACTTAACAAATGAGAAGTTACAACAACATTTTAATCAG CATGTATTCAAGATGGAGCAAGAAGAGTACACAAAAGAGGAAATTGATTGGAGCTATGTAGAATTTGTGGATAATCAGGATGTTCTTGATCTTATTGAGAAG AAACCTGGTGGAATTATTGCGCTTCTTGATGAAGCATG TATGTTTCCAAAGTCAACTCATGAGACTTTTGCACAAAAGATGTACCAAACATACAAAGCACACAAGCGGTTCACCAAGCCAAAACTTTCTCGAACAGACTTCATAGTTAATCATTACGCCGGAGAT GTCACATACCAAGCAGATTATTttcttgataagaacaaagatTATGTTGTTGCAGAACATCAAGCTCTTTTATGTGCTTCAAATTGCACATTCGTTGCTAATCTTTTTCCTCCTTTACCTGAGGAAACATCAAAGCAATCAAAATTCTCTTCCATTGGCTCACAATTTAAG CAACAACTGCAATCTCTCATGGAGACACTAAGCACAACAGAACCACATTACATAAGGTGTGTGAAACCAAATACAGTTTTGCAGCCAGGAATATTTGAGAACTTCAATGTCCTAAACCAGTTAAGATGTGGG GGAGTACTTGAGGCAATTAGGATCAGTTGTGCTGGATATCCAACTAAAAGAACATTTGAAGAGTTCCTTGATCGATTTGGAATGCTAGCACCTGATGTCCTTGACGG ATCCGATGAGAAAAAGGCATCTATTGCAATCTGTGATAAGATGGGTTTAAAAGGCTATCAA ATGGGAAAAACAAAGGTATTCCTCAGAGCTGGTCAGATGGCCGAATTAGATGCACGAAGAGCCGAAGTCTTAGCAAAAGCAGCTAGACTCATACAGAGACAAATCCGAACACATTTAGCCCGAAAAGAGTTCATCACCATGAAAAAGGCCACAATTCATATGCAGAAGATTTGGAGAG CAAAGCTTGCTCGGGAACTCTATGACGATATGAGGAGAGAAGCAGCTTCTATCCGGATACAGAAACATGTCCGTGCACATAGAGCAAGGGTGTATTATGCATCATTGCAAGCATCAGCTATTGTTATTCAATCAGGGTTGAGAGCATTAGCTGCACGAAACGAATATAGGTACCGAAGAAGAACAAAGGCTTCAACCAAAATTCAG ACACAATGGAGAAAAGTTCAAGCTCTTTGTAGTTACAAACAGCAGAAGAAATCAACTGTTATACTTCAATGTTTGTGGAGAGCTAAAGTTGCACGAAAAGAGCTCAGAAAGCTTAAAATG GCTGCAAGGGAAACTGGAGCACTTAAGGAAGCAAAAGACAAATTGGAGAAACGTGTTGAGGAGCTTACATGGAGACTAGATGTTGAAAAGCACATGAGG GTTGACCTTGAAGAAGCTAAGGGGCAAGAGATTTTGAAATTACAAAATGCATTACAAGAAATGCAAGGTCGGTTAGATGAAGCTCATGCTGCAATTATACATGAAAAAGAAGCAGCAAAAATAGCAATTGAAGAAGCACCACCAGTAATAAAAGAGGTACCTGTTGTGGATAATACCAAGCTGGAGATTCTGTCACATAAAAATGAGGAACTGGAG AGCGAAGTAGAAGAGCTAAAAAACAAGAtcaaagaatttgaagaaagGTACACGGAAATTGAAAGGGAGAATCAAGCAAGGCTGAAAGAGGCAGAAGAAGCACAGATTAAAGCAACACAACTTCAGGAGACTATTGAAAG ATTGGAATCAAGTTTGTCAAACCTTGAATCTGAGAATCAGGTTCTTTGCCAACAGGCTTTGGTGGAATCAAAAAATGAAGATCTCTCTGAAGAGATCAAAAT CCTCAAGgatcaaatatcaaatttagAATCAGAGAATGAATGTCTAAGGAGCCAGGCAGCAGTTGTGGTAGAACAGAAAATTCATCCAGAAAAAACAGAAACGGATCAGGAGGTTTCTGTTGTACAACAGATTCAACCAAGATCTATTGAAGATAACATGACAACACAAATCAAG GACTTGGACAATGGAAATAAAACAGAAGAAGAAATGCATGCGAAAAAA GAACCAAGAGTAGCTGTTTCCTTTCTTACAAAGCAAAGATCACTCACAGAAAGGCAGCAG GAAAGTCATGATGCATTGCTCAAGTGTCTTATGGAAGATAAGCGTTTTGAGAAAAACAGACCAGCTGTTTCTTGTATTGTTTATAAATCACTTCTTCATTGGAGATCCTTTGAAGCAGAGAAGACACATATATTCGATAAAATAACTCACACCATCCGAACTTCTATAGAG AGTCAAGAAGGAATCAATGATCTAGCATATTGgctttcaacaacatcaacacttCTGTTTTATCTACATTGCACACTCAAGGTCAGCAACAACACAACTAAGGCATTGTCGCGTAACCGAAACTCACCGGCCACATTATTTGGAAAAATGGCACAA GGTTTACGTTCATCTTCAATGGGCATAGGGATATCAAGTGGATATAGTGGGATGGTTGAGAAGCCAAATGAGCAATCTAAAGTGGAAGCCAAGTATCCTGCTATTCTATTTAAGCAACACTTGACTGCATATGTGGAGAAGATATATGGAATGATCCGTGATAGTTTGAAGAAAGAGATTAGTCCATTCTTAAATCTTTGTATTCAG GCACCAAGATCCATAAGAAGCAGATCAATAAGAGGGACATCCAGAAACATCCATTCAAATATAGTTGCAAAACAGCAAGCATTGCATATGCACTGGAAAGGAATTGTCAGCAAGTTAGATCATGTCTTGAGTATATTGTCCCACAACTAT GTCCCTCCCATAATAACAAGGAAGATATTTAGTCAGGTTTTCTCATACATGAATGTTCAACTCTTTAATAG TTTGTTGCTTCGTCGTGAGTGTTGCTCCTTTAGTAATGGAGAATATGTGAAATCAGGCTTGCATGAGTTGGAACTATGGTGTCTCAAAACAACAGATCAG TTTGCTGGGACATCTTGGGATGAACTTAAACACATACGCCAAAGTGTTGGATTTCTG GTTTTGCATCAAAAGACACAAAAATCATTGGAGGAGATCACAAATGAACTATGCCCG GTTTTAAGTATTCCACAAATATATCGCATTGGAACTATGTTCTGGGATGACAAGTATGGAACACAAGGATTATCTCCAGAT GTCATTAGCAGAATGAGAGTTCTTATGACAGAAGACTCAACAAACATACTCAATAACTCTTTCCTTCTAGAGGTAGAATCTAG CATTCCATTCTTAATGGAGGAGTTGTTCCGATCCATGAGCGACATTCGAATATCAGATATGGATGTGGATCCACCAACAATCCTTAGACAAAGATCTGATTTCCAATTCTTGTTGCAGCACATTGATAGTGATTCTCAGTAA